The genomic interval CGGCTCGCTCCATGCCTCGAGCCAACATCTGGCGGTGGCGCGCGAGCTTCTGGAACAGATGTCCCAGCGGGGCTTCGAGGACGGGACCCTCCGGATGTTGTGGGCGTTCAATCATTCGAAGCAGGGGAAGGTCGACATGGCGGCGGGTCGGATTGCGCGGGCACGGGCACGATTCAGTGATGCCCTGGAGTACTTCGAGGCGCAGCGAGTGATGCCTTCCGCCTCCGTTTCGGTCGATGAGAACAGGTCCTCGGCGGTGAGCTTGAGTGAGATGGCGGAGCTGGAGCTCTCTGAAGGACGGTTGGACAAGGCCATCGAATTGTTCGCTCAGGCCTTGCCTTTGTTCTCGCTGAAGGACACCACCTATGGGGACACACTCAAGGCCCAGGCATTGGCAAACCAAGCAGAGGCCTTGCGTCGAGCGGGCCGGCTCGACGAGGCCAGGCACGGGCTGAGTGAGGCCGTGGCTCTGGCGCGGTCCGAGGTCGAAGTGAAACCTGGGGACCACCACCGCAAGGGGATACTTGCGTGGGTGCTCGTTTGGACCGCGCGCCTCGCGGTAGACGAGGCTCGATGGTGGGATGCGGATTCGAGCTATCGCGAGGCGGAGCGACTGGGCGAGGAGGTGCTCGCGGGAGAGACGACCAGCAAGCGGTTTGCCTTGGTTCGCGCAGAGGCGCTGCTTGGGCTCGAGCAGTTGGATGTACGGCGAGGCAAGTTGACTCCCACGGATTGGCGCGGGCAGCGCTGCAAGCTGGTTCGTGAGTTCATCAAGCAGGATGCGGACGACGTGCGCTTCAAGGCCCTGGCGTGCGAAGAGGGGACCACTCGGAGGGGGGATGCGAATGAATGAGCTGACCTGGGCGAAGGTGTCATTCGAGGAGTTGCTGGCCCGTGCGCGTTCCGGAGAGAGTCTGGCGCGAGAGGAGCTGCTGCGCCGTTGTGTGGAGCGCGTGTGCCGGTTGGTGGAGGAGCCGAAGCGCAAGGCCATGGTCGAGAAGGTCGGCGCTCGTCTCTCCGACATCTCGCAAGACTCCCTGCTAAAGGTGTTTCAGCACCTCGACAGCTTCCAGGGAGGGACCGAAGCCGAGCTGTGGAGCTGGTTGAACCGCATCGTGAAGAACGAGGCCATCCAGACATACCGCCACAACACCCGTCAGCGACGGGACGTCACGGACACGGTTCCCCTGGACTCGAAGGATGCGCTGGAAGTGAAGGCCGGGGGACGAAGCCCCAGTCAGATGACCGCCCATCAGGAGGAGTGGCGGCGTGTGCTCTCGGCGTTCAACTGGCTTGAGGAGCAGCAGCCGGACCAGCACCAGGTCTTGAGCATGTTCTACCTGGAAGAGCTCCCCGTGAAGGCCATCGAGGCGTCCCTGGGCAAGACGGAGAAATCCGTGGAGGGCCTCATGAAACGCGGTGTCCGCGCGCTGCGGAGCTACATGACCGAGGAGCCGGCCGAGGATGGCCCGCTGTCCCCCGAGGTCGCCGCGATGCGGAACGAGGCGGATGCCGCCTTCTGCCGCTATCTGCGACGCCGCGAGGCGGGCGAGAAGGTCGATGTGGAGGCGTTCGTCGCGGAGCATCCCTCGTGCGTGGAGGAGCTGCGGGGCATGCTGGAGTGGATGCCGAAGCTGCTCGCGTTGAACCCGTCCAGGAACTCCTGATGCGAGCCCCGGGGACACGGGTCGGAGAGTACGTCATCGTCAACCGGGTCGCGGTCGGCGGGTCGAGTGACGTCTATCAGGCGCGCTCCTCGACGGAGGGTTCCTGGGCGGCGGTGAAGATGTTGTCCCCGAATGCGAGCCTCCAGAAAGAGGTGGTGGCTCGCTTCCTCAATGAAGCCCAGATGCTTCAGCAGCTCGAACATCCTCACCTGGTGAAGGTGCTCGCGTTGGGAGAAGTCTCGGAGGATGGCGCTCCCTTCCTGGTCATGGAATGGCTCCCGGCGAGTCTTCACGGCCTGCTCAAGGAAAGGGGTGGGCGCCTCTCACTGGGGGACGGCCTGCGAGTCCTCCGGCAGCTCGCGCAGGTGCTCTGCTACCTGCACGAACGGGGTGTCATCCATCGCGACGTGAAGCCCGAGAATGTCCTGGTGGCACAGCGGGAGGAGCGCGCGCTGGAGGTGCGGCTCACGGACCTGGGGTTGGCACGCCGTGTTCTCGAGGAGGGGGCGCCACTGACGGACCTCTACGTGTCCACGGCGAAGGAGGCGTTGCTTGGGACCGGTGAGTACATGGCCCCGGAGCAGTGGAGGAGTCCGAAGGGCGTGGACGCGAAGGTGGATGTCTATTCGCTCGGGGTGCTGGGGTTCCATGTGCTGGTGGGAGAACCGCCGTTTGTCGCGGAGACCCACAGCGGCCTGCAGTATCAGCATGTGGTGAAGGCACCGCCTCTGTTTCGCCTGGAGGGAGTGGCCCCCGAGGAACTCCGCTCGTTGCTGGGGGCGATGCTCGCGAAGGTGGCTGGACGCCGTCCTTCCATGGCGGAGGTGCTGCGCTCCCTGGATGCGCTCGCGACGTGAGGCGCGAGGGATTCCGTGGGATTTGGCGTCTTGCTTCGTGCGCGAGCACTTCGCGCGCGAGGAGTACATGCCATGTGGACTGTCAGGCAGGCGATGCAGCGGCTCGTGGAGGAGCTGGAGATCCCCCCGGCCCGATTGAAGACGGTGACGCGCCAGCATGAGGTGGTGCGGGCCATCCTGCGAGAGGCCCTGGCGCCCCCCGAGGACTTCATCTCCGGCTCCTACGGCCGACGCACTGCGGTCCATCCGCTCCACGACGTGGACCTGTTCGTCGTCCTCAACCCCCAGCGGCATCCTCGAGGTACCCGGACCACGGACGAGACGCTCAAGCAGGTCCGTCACGTCTTCAAGGAAGAGTGGGTCGGACGCGAGCTTCCTCGGCTCCAGACGCACTCGGTGGGTATCGACTTCTCGTCGAACATCCACATCGACATCGTGCCCGCCTATCGGCATGAGCAAGTGGGCTATCTCATCCCCCAGCGTGGGACGGGGGCGTGGATTCACACGAACCCGAAGTGGCACCAGGACGTGGCGGCCCGTGCCGATGAGGCGGCGGGGCATCAGCTCAACCGGCTCATCAAGCTGGTGAAGCACTGGAACCGGCAGCAGCAGTCGAGCCCGCTGCGCTCATTTCACCTGGAGGTGATGTGCTACCAGGCGTTCTCGAGGCCGCCGACGGGCACGCTCCTGGAGCAGCTCGGAGGCTTGTTCGAGTTCCTCGCCAAGCGGGTGACGTACCCTTGCAGTGACCCGGCGGGACTCGGTGGGAACGTGGATGCGGGATTCGAGAAGAGCCAACGGGATGCCGCCCAGCAGTTGTTCCTGAGCGCTTCGCGGACCGTTCACCGTGTGAACGAGGTGAGCGAAGTGAGCACGTCGGACCATTCGAGCTCTCACGCGCAGCTGCGGAAGCTCTTTGGCGACAGGTACCGCACATTCGAGCCCTGACTGGGGGCTCGAAGAAAAACGCGGGGTCGCGAGGGGTCCGTTCTCGGTTGGCGTCTCCTGTTCCGAAGGTCATCGGTCATCCACCGAGGAACGGACATGCGGAACACCGAGCTCCCCATCAACCCCAGGACCCAGGCTCTCATCCTTCGCTACGAACACGACCGGCCCGTCATCGACGATGCGGTGAGGCAGGCCCTCCTGCGTGAAGGGAAGGAGGGCTATCGGGATGTGGCCTCCACGGTCCTGCATCCCCATGACCCGGAGCAGAGCGTCCGCGCGCTGCGGCGAGAGGACTGGGCCGGGGCGTTCTTGGAGAACGAGCGCTTCGCGAACGCGCTGGTCCAGAAGGAGAAGGAGCTGGGGTTGGACCACCTCCCCATCTACCTCTTCGGGTGTTCGCCCCTGGTGTTGATGCTGCACCTGGTCTCCTGCCTCCCTCGGCGTCCCTTGCGCGTGTATCAGCAGGCGCCCGATGGAGTGTGGTCGCTGGGCTACAGCAGGACGCAGCTCCCAACGTCCGAGGACTTCTTCGTGGTGGAGGGGCTCCCCGCCGCGAAGCAAGGAGGCCGTGGGCACGTGGCGCTCATCGTCGAGGTGACGCGCTCCATCCGAGACAACGCGCTGGCGGAGTTCCAGAAGCGCCATGGCTCGGAGTTGCTGGCCACGGTGTGCTTGCGGCCCGTACGCGGGCCGTCGCCGGACGCCTTTCGAGACCCTGCCGAGGCATCGCGCGCGGCGGAGCAGCTCCGTGGGGTGCTGGACGCACTGCACCAGCGGCTGGAGGGGACGCAGTCCGTGTTGCTGGCCATGGATTGCCCCATCAGTCTCGCGGGGGCACTAGGCACGGCGGTGAACGTGGAAACGCAGCACCCATTGTGGCTCCACCACTTCGACGCCGACCGGAAGCAGTACCTGCCTGTCCACGAGATGAAGGCGGGCCGGGCCGCACCGCTCGCGACCGAGCCGACTCGGGAGCAGTTCGCCGAAGCAACGCGGGTGTTGGGCGATTTGCGCCGCGTCCACCAGGACCTGGTGAACTGGCTGAGCGAGCCCGCGCAGAAGGGGCTGCTGGATGCGATTGATGGCAAGGCGTTCCTGGGCAGCTCGATTGAAGACAGTCCGGCGACGACGCCCGCGCCGTTGTACCGGCACATCGGAAAGGGGAAGTGGAGCTTCGAGGTGGGGATGTTGCTCGGGCTGAAGAAGCTGCGCGACCGTGTCGACGCCGAGTCCTGGCGCGAGTGCGTCCGCCTCTTCATGGTCCACGAGGTCTTCCACGTCCATCAGGGCGGACTGACCTCGTACACGTTCAGCGGCAGCGGGCGCACGGGCTTCGTGCTGGAGGCCGCGGACTTCGACGCGGACGCGATTGCCATCGAGGCCGCGCTGGCCTGGCGCAAGGCGAAGCAGCCGGGGACCGTGCAGGATGCCGGTGAGATTCAGACGATGGAGGCCATCGTGTGGAACGCGGTGGAGAGCCTGCGCGTCTTCGAGCCCGAGCGGCCCATCCGTGCCCTCTCCGAGCGCAGGTTGCGACGCTACCTCATCTGGCTCTTCCAGGCGTGCCGGCTGCACGCCCTGGCACGGGAGACGGGAGCCGCGCCTCCCCTGGAGCGCGTCACGGTTGAAATCGCGGGGCTACAGACGTCTCCGGACCCGTTCGAGACGTACTCGCAGCAGCGGGTGAACCTGTCGGGCGTGGACCCGAGGGATGAGCTGATTACCGGCATCTACTTCCAGCGCAAGCTGGTGCGAGACCGGGATGGTCGCTGGGTGGCGCGCATGCTCGAGGCGCTCAGCCGCTGGGAGGAGTTGCCGCGCGAAGACGCCCAGGAGGGAATGCGGCGGATCTTCGAGGAACTCTTCAACAGGCACCGCGAGCTGATTCAGCCTCGCTAGCGAGGCCAGGAGCCAGCCATGGGAGAACAGAGTGCATCCCGGCTCGAAGGGGACCGGTACCAGTACCTCTATGGCTGGTACGAACTGCTGCGGTTGCTCGCGGAGTCGAGCCCCTTCGAGTGCGGCTATCTCGAACATCCCGATGCGGGAGCCGCGGATGATGTGACCTTGCATGCGCGCGAGGGCTCTGGAGTGGCCAGCCGCTACTTGCAGGTGAAGTGGCACGTGGACCATCGGAGCCAGTACTCGCTGGACGCTGTCTCCGAGGCGCCTGGCGGACGAGGACGTTCGCTCCTGCACAAGCTCTTCGCGAGCTGGCGGAAGCTTCGCGAACGTGGGCCCGCCGAGGTGTGGCTGGTGAGCAACTGGAGCGCGGAGGAGTCCTTGGGCCGTTACCTGCGTGGGCGGGATTGTGCGCTCACGCAGGAGTTCTTCACGGAGTCGCGGCCGGGCTCGCTCAAGGAAGGGGGCTCGCGCTGGGCGGAGCGCTGTGGGGCGACGGTGGAGGAGCTTCGCGCGTTCTTCGGAGACCTTCGCTTGCGGCTCGGGTTCTCGAGCATCCGTGAGCTGGAGGGGATGGTCGACGAGCGCATGGAGAACTTCGAGCTTCGACAGGGCGCCAACCCGAGGGCCATCGTGCTGGACGGCTTGCGGGAGTGGGTGGAGGTGTCGGGCGAGGCGAAGCGGGTGACTCGCGAGTCGTTGATGGCGTTCCTGCGGGCGAGGGAGTTGCTGGCGCCCAAGCACGGTGGGCCCGCGGTGAGCCTGTGGGTCCATGCGTGGGTTCGCCGGAAGTGGGAACAGTCGCCCACAGAGGAGCTGGACTGGACGGCTTACTTCGACCGGGAGACGCGCAGGCTTCCCGACGAGGTGGTGTGGCGCGAGAAGCTGATTCCGGAGCTGCGCGCGGCGAGACAGCGGCTCGCGGACAGGCCCGAGGGGGCGCTGGTGGACTTCCGGGGCAAGGTGCCGCTGAGCGTGGCGCTGGCCGTGGGCTTCTATTTCTCGGAAGCGGCGGGGTTCCGGTTCCGCTCAGAGCAGGTGACTCGGGGAGAGAACTTCCTCTGGCGCTCGGATGTGGGGGCGTCAGCGGGGCGATTGAAGGTGATTGAGCGCGAGCGGGCCTCGGACGCCAAGGTGCTGCTGGTGATGTTCCAGCTCACGCAGGATGCTCGGGTGGACCTGGAGCGGTTCGAGGCCGAGCATCCGGGGGCGTATCGCGCGGTGCTTGTCCTGGAGCCGGAAGGTGG from Myxococcus stipitatus carries:
- a CDS encoding sigma-70 family RNA polymerase sigma factor; the encoded protein is MNELTWAKVSFEELLARARSGESLAREELLRRCVERVCRLVEEPKRKAMVEKVGARLSDISQDSLLKVFQHLDSFQGGTEAELWSWLNRIVKNEAIQTYRHNTRQRRDVTDTVPLDSKDALEVKAGGRSPSQMTAHQEEWRRVLSAFNWLEEQQPDQHQVLSMFYLEELPVKAIEASLGKTEKSVEGLMKRGVRALRSYMTEEPAEDGPLSPEVAAMRNEADAAFCRYLRRREAGEKVDVEAFVAEHPSCVEELRGMLEWMPKLLALNPSRNS
- a CDS encoding serine/threonine-protein kinase; protein product: MRAPGTRVGEYVIVNRVAVGGSSDVYQARSSTEGSWAAVKMLSPNASLQKEVVARFLNEAQMLQQLEHPHLVKVLALGEVSEDGAPFLVMEWLPASLHGLLKERGGRLSLGDGLRVLRQLAQVLCYLHERGVIHRDVKPENVLVAQREERALEVRLTDLGLARRVLEEGAPLTDLYVSTAKEALLGTGEYMAPEQWRSPKGVDAKVDVYSLGVLGFHVLVGEPPFVAETHSGLQYQHVVKAPPLFRLEGVAPEELRSLLGAMLAKVAGRRPSMAEVLRSLDALAT
- a CDS encoding nucleotidyltransferase, which gives rise to MWTVRQAMQRLVEELEIPPARLKTVTRQHEVVRAILREALAPPEDFISGSYGRRTAVHPLHDVDLFVVLNPQRHPRGTRTTDETLKQVRHVFKEEWVGRELPRLQTHSVGIDFSSNIHIDIVPAYRHEQVGYLIPQRGTGAWIHTNPKWHQDVAARADEAAGHQLNRLIKLVKHWNRQQQSSPLRSFHLEVMCYQAFSRPPTGTLLEQLGGLFEFLAKRVTYPCSDPAGLGGNVDAGFEKSQRDAAQQLFLSASRTVHRVNEVSEVSTSDHSSSHAQLRKLFGDRYRTFEP
- a CDS encoding SAVED domain-containing protein, whose product is MRNTELPINPRTQALILRYEHDRPVIDDAVRQALLREGKEGYRDVASTVLHPHDPEQSVRALRREDWAGAFLENERFANALVQKEKELGLDHLPIYLFGCSPLVLMLHLVSCLPRRPLRVYQQAPDGVWSLGYSRTQLPTSEDFFVVEGLPAAKQGGRGHVALIVEVTRSIRDNALAEFQKRHGSELLATVCLRPVRGPSPDAFRDPAEASRAAEQLRGVLDALHQRLEGTQSVLLAMDCPISLAGALGTAVNVETQHPLWLHHFDADRKQYLPVHEMKAGRAAPLATEPTREQFAEATRVLGDLRRVHQDLVNWLSEPAQKGLLDAIDGKAFLGSSIEDSPATTPAPLYRHIGKGKWSFEVGMLLGLKKLRDRVDAESWRECVRLFMVHEVFHVHQGGLTSYTFSGSGRTGFVLEAADFDADAIAIEAALAWRKAKQPGTVQDAGEIQTMEAIVWNAVESLRVFEPERPIRALSERRLRRYLIWLFQACRLHALARETGAAPPLERVTVEIAGLQTSPDPFETYSQQRVNLSGVDPRDELITGIYFQRKLVRDRDGRWVARMLEALSRWEELPREDAQEGMRRIFEELFNRHRELIQPR
- a CDS encoding SAVED domain-containing protein codes for the protein MGEQSASRLEGDRYQYLYGWYELLRLLAESSPFECGYLEHPDAGAADDVTLHAREGSGVASRYLQVKWHVDHRSQYSLDAVSEAPGGRGRSLLHKLFASWRKLRERGPAEVWLVSNWSAEESLGRYLRGRDCALTQEFFTESRPGSLKEGGSRWAERCGATVEELRAFFGDLRLRLGFSSIRELEGMVDERMENFELRQGANPRAIVLDGLREWVEVSGEAKRVTRESLMAFLRARELLAPKHGGPAVSLWVHAWVRRKWEQSPTEELDWTAYFDRETRRLPDEVVWREKLIPELRAARQRLADRPEGALVDFRGKVPLSVALAVGFYFSEAAGFRFRSEQVTRGENFLWRSDVGASAGRLKVIERERASDAKVLLVMFQLTQDARVDLERFEAEHPGAYRAVLVLEPEGGPGDGAVTSAGDAVAFAVQARELIRRARSRYRASSTHLLLYAPSTCCLFLGQRLNAVGPVVVHERTVDERYSPVFTLQTG